The proteins below are encoded in one region of Microbispora sp. NBC_01189:
- a CDS encoding DNA topoisomerase IV subunit A, translating into MARRTTTPPPDEDFEERIVDIDVSAEMRASYLEYAYSVIYQRALPDARDGLKPVQRRILYSMSEMGLRPDRGHVKSSRVVGDVMGKLHPHGDTAIYDALVRLAQPFSMRLPLVDGHGNFGSPDDSPAAMRYTEARLAPAAMLMVQSIDEETVDFKPNYDGQETEPSVVPSAFPNLLVNGASGIAVGMATNMAPHNLGEVVAAARHLIRKPEATLDELMRFVPGPDLPTGGMIIGLNGVRDAYETGRGTFRMRAKATVEQVTPRRKGIVVTELPFNVGPERVVTKIKELVTSKRLTGISDLKDLTDRHKGLSLVIEIKNGFNPEAVLEELYRLTPMEETFGINNVALVDGQPRTLGLRELLSVYVAHRLDVVRRRSAYRLRRREERLHLVDGLIVALLNIDQVIQVIRGSDDSAQARARLMETFGLSEIQANYILDTPLRRLTRYDKLELDREKEQLQADIAELNEILGSEDRLRKVVSAELAEVAKTYGTPRRTVLLESSDAARAAVVPLEVPDDPCLVMLSSTGLLARTTDASPISGEGERAAHDVLVSVVRSTVRGEVGVVTSKGRVIRVSVLDLPALPPSANPPSLAGGHPVSEYVSLEPDEKVVGLGSLDPDGPGLALGTSQGVVKRVVPEYPVNRDEFEVIGLRDGDVVVGAVELTSADHDLVFITSDAQMLRFSASVVRPQGRPAGGMAGVRLEGDARVVFFGAVDPALEARVVTIAGSSTALPGTQMGAGKVSDYAEFPPKGRATGGVRAQRFLKGEDVLLLAYAGPTPIKAVSSTGRPVPLPEELGRRDGSGVRLVHAIAAIGGALGADGADGADGDGEDGDGEEAASGTPG; encoded by the coding sequence ATGGCCCGACGCACGACGACACCTCCGCCGGACGAGGACTTCGAGGAGCGGATCGTCGACATCGACGTGTCCGCCGAGATGCGGGCGAGCTACCTTGAGTACGCCTACTCGGTGATCTACCAGCGCGCGCTGCCCGACGCGCGCGACGGACTCAAGCCCGTCCAGCGGCGCATCCTCTACTCCATGAGCGAGATGGGCCTGCGCCCCGACCGCGGGCACGTCAAGTCCTCCCGCGTGGTCGGCGACGTGATGGGCAAGCTCCACCCGCACGGCGACACCGCCATCTACGACGCGCTCGTCCGGCTGGCGCAGCCGTTCTCGATGCGCCTGCCGCTGGTGGACGGGCACGGCAACTTCGGCTCCCCCGACGACTCCCCCGCGGCGATGCGGTACACCGAGGCGCGGCTCGCCCCGGCGGCGATGCTGATGGTGCAGTCGATCGACGAGGAGACCGTCGACTTCAAGCCCAACTACGACGGCCAGGAGACCGAGCCGTCGGTCGTGCCGTCGGCGTTCCCCAACCTGCTCGTGAACGGCGCCTCCGGCATCGCGGTCGGCATGGCCACCAACATGGCCCCGCACAACCTCGGCGAGGTCGTCGCGGCGGCCCGGCATCTCATCAGGAAGCCGGAGGCCACGCTCGACGAGCTCATGCGCTTCGTGCCCGGCCCCGACCTGCCGACCGGCGGCATGATCATCGGCCTGAACGGCGTCAGGGACGCGTACGAGACCGGGCGCGGCACGTTCAGGATGCGGGCGAAGGCGACGGTCGAGCAGGTCACCCCGAGGCGCAAGGGCATCGTCGTCACCGAACTGCCGTTCAACGTCGGCCCCGAGCGGGTCGTGACGAAGATCAAGGAGCTGGTGACCTCCAAGAGGCTCACCGGCATCTCCGACCTCAAGGACCTGACCGACCGGCACAAGGGCCTCAGCCTGGTCATCGAGATCAAGAACGGCTTCAACCCCGAGGCCGTGCTGGAGGAGCTCTACCGGCTCACGCCGATGGAGGAGACCTTCGGCATCAACAACGTCGCGCTGGTCGACGGCCAGCCGCGCACGCTGGGCCTGCGCGAGCTGCTCTCGGTCTACGTGGCCCACCGGCTCGACGTGGTGCGCAGGCGCTCGGCGTACCGGCTGCGCAGGCGCGAGGAACGGCTCCACCTGGTCGACGGCCTCATCGTCGCGCTGCTCAACATCGACCAGGTCATCCAGGTGATCCGCGGGTCGGACGACTCCGCGCAGGCCCGCGCCCGGTTGATGGAGACCTTCGGGCTGAGCGAGATCCAGGCCAACTACATCCTCGACACCCCGCTGCGGCGCCTCACCCGCTACGACAAGCTGGAGCTCGACCGGGAGAAGGAGCAGCTCCAGGCCGACATCGCCGAGCTGAACGAGATCCTCGGCTCGGAGGACCGGCTGCGCAAGGTCGTGTCGGCCGAGCTGGCCGAGGTCGCCAAGACGTACGGCACGCCGCGCCGCACCGTCCTGCTGGAGTCGTCGGACGCCGCCAGGGCCGCCGTCGTGCCACTGGAGGTGCCTGACGACCCCTGCCTGGTCATGCTGTCGTCCACCGGCCTGCTCGCGCGTACGACCGACGCCTCGCCGATCTCCGGCGAGGGCGAGCGGGCGGCGCACGACGTGCTGGTGTCGGTGGTCCGCTCGACCGTGCGCGGCGAGGTCGGCGTGGTCACCTCCAAGGGCCGCGTCATCCGCGTCTCGGTGCTCGACCTGCCCGCCCTGCCGCCCTCGGCCAACCCGCCCTCCCTGGCCGGCGGGCATCCGGTGTCGGAGTACGTCTCGCTGGAACCGGACGAGAAGGTCGTCGGGCTCGGCTCGCTCGATCCCGACGGGCCGGGCCTCGCGCTCGGCACCAGCCAGGGCGTGGTCAAGCGGGTGGTGCCCGAATATCCGGTCAACCGCGACGAGTTCGAGGTGATCGGGCTGCGGGACGGCGACGTGGTGGTGGGCGCGGTGGAGCTCACCTCGGCCGATCACGACCTGGTCTTCATCACCTCGGACGCGCAGATGCTGCGCTTTTCCGCCTCCGTCGTACGGCCCCAGGGCCGTCCCGCCGGAGGCATGGCCGGCGTGCGCCTGGAGGGCGATGCCCGGGTGGTCTTCTTCGGCGCCGTCGATCCCGCCCTGGAGGCCCGCGTCGTGACGATCGCCGGCTCCTCCACCGCCCTGCCCGGCACCCAGATGGGCGCGGGCAAGGTCTCCGACTACGCCGAGTTCCCCCCGAAGGGCCGGGCGACCGGCGGCGTACGCGCCCAGCGCTTCCTCAAGGGCGAGGACGTGCTGCTGCTCGCCTACGCGGGGCCCACGCCGATCAAGGCGGTGTCCTCGACCGGCAGGCCGGTGCCGCTGCCGGAGGAGCTCGGCCGCCGCGACGGCTCGGGCGTGCGCCTCGTACACGCCATCGCGGCGATCGGCGGCGCGCTCGGCGCGGACGGCGCGGACGGCGCGGACGGCGACGGCGAGGACGGCGACGGCGAGGAGGCCGCCTCCGGCACTCCGGGCTGA
- a CDS encoding RecQ family ATP-dependent DNA helicase, translating to MSEEEVTLREEAEARLRALAGDHARLRDDQWAAIKALVMDRRRALVVQRTGWGKSAVYFIATALLRELGEGPTVIVSPLLALMRNQIDAAERAGIHAETINSANPEDWEKVYGQVAEGMVDVLLVSPERLNNPDFRDQVLPELAASAGLLVIDEAHCISDWGHDFRPDYRRLRTLLAELPSGIPVLATTATANARVTRDVAEQLAVTQEWDELPGGEVFVLRGPLERESLHLSVVRLGGAGQRLAWLARTLHDLPGSGIVYTLTVAAAQEIAAYLREQGHPVTAYTGQTETADRLAAEADLLGNRVKALVATSALGMGFDKPDLGFVVHVGAPASPVAYYQQVGRAGRGVERAEVILLPGSEDREIWAYFASLAFPPEGVVRATLEALSQAGALSTPALETRVDLSRSRLEMMLKVLDVDGAVRRVKGGWEATGEPWSYDTERYARVAAERRAEQEAMLGYITTTECRERYLRRHLDDETAEPCGRCDNCSGAHRSAEVPEEAVQAARQRLARPGVGIEPRRQWPTGLPDLKGRIKPELCAEPGRALGRLTDIGWGTRLRELFAAGDGPVPDDVFAAVVEVLKSWEWARRPVGVVAMPSGSRPVLVGSLAERLAQVGRLEHLGTLGYRDGSPAARHNSAQRVAAIRGTLAMPRELAARIAALDGPVLVVDDRVDTGWTMALAAAQVRHAGAPAALPLALAVTN from the coding sequence GTGAGCGAAGAAGAGGTGACGCTGCGGGAAGAGGCGGAGGCCCGGCTGCGGGCGCTCGCCGGAGACCACGCGCGGCTACGTGACGACCAGTGGGCCGCCATCAAGGCCCTGGTCATGGACCGCAGGCGCGCGCTGGTGGTGCAGCGCACCGGCTGGGGCAAGTCGGCCGTCTACTTCATCGCGACCGCGCTGCTGCGCGAGCTCGGCGAGGGGCCCACGGTCATCGTCTCCCCGCTGCTGGCGCTGATGCGCAACCAGATCGACGCCGCGGAGCGGGCCGGCATCCACGCGGAGACGATCAACTCGGCCAACCCCGAGGACTGGGAGAAGGTCTACGGCCAGGTCGCCGAGGGCATGGTCGACGTGCTACTGGTGAGCCCCGAGAGGCTGAACAATCCCGACTTCCGCGACCAGGTGCTGCCCGAGCTGGCCGCGAGCGCCGGGCTCCTGGTGATCGACGAGGCCCACTGCATCTCCGACTGGGGGCACGACTTCCGGCCCGACTACCGCAGGCTCCGCACCCTGCTGGCCGAGCTGCCGTCGGGCATCCCCGTGCTCGCCACGACCGCCACCGCGAACGCCCGGGTCACCCGCGACGTCGCCGAGCAGCTCGCCGTCACCCAGGAGTGGGACGAACTGCCCGGCGGCGAGGTGTTCGTCCTGCGCGGCCCGCTGGAGCGCGAGAGCCTCCACCTGAGCGTCGTACGGCTGGGTGGAGCCGGTCAGCGGCTCGCCTGGCTGGCCAGGACGCTCCACGACCTGCCGGGCTCCGGCATCGTCTACACGCTGACCGTCGCCGCCGCCCAGGAGATCGCCGCGTACCTGCGTGAGCAGGGCCACCCGGTCACCGCGTACACGGGGCAGACCGAGACAGCGGACCGGCTGGCGGCGGAGGCCGACCTGCTCGGCAACCGGGTCAAGGCGCTGGTGGCGACCTCGGCGCTGGGGATGGGGTTCGACAAGCCCGATCTCGGCTTCGTCGTCCACGTGGGCGCGCCGGCCTCGCCCGTGGCGTACTACCAGCAGGTGGGCCGGGCCGGTCGCGGCGTCGAGCGGGCCGAGGTCATCCTGCTGCCCGGTTCGGAGGACCGGGAGATCTGGGCCTACTTCGCCTCGCTCGCCTTCCCCCCGGAGGGGGTGGTGAGGGCGACGCTGGAGGCGCTCTCGCAGGCGGGCGCGCTGTCCACTCCCGCGCTGGAGACGAGGGTCGACCTCAGCCGGAGCCGCCTGGAGATGATGCTCAAGGTGCTCGACGTGGACGGCGCCGTCCGCCGGGTCAAGGGCGGCTGGGAGGCCACCGGCGAGCCGTGGAGCTACGACACCGAGCGCTACGCCAGGGTGGCCGCCGAACGCCGGGCCGAGCAGGAGGCGATGCTCGGTTACATCACGACCACCGAGTGCCGGGAGCGGTACCTGCGCCGTCATCTCGACGACGAGACGGCCGAGCCCTGTGGCCGGTGCGACAATTGCTCCGGCGCCCACCGTTCCGCCGAGGTGCCGGAGGAGGCCGTACAGGCCGCTCGGCAGCGGCTGGCGCGGCCCGGCGTGGGGATCGAGCCGCGCCGGCAGTGGCCCACCGGCCTGCCCGACCTGAAGGGGCGGATCAAGCCGGAGCTGTGCGCGGAGCCGGGCCGCGCGCTCGGCCGCCTCACCGACATCGGCTGGGGCACCCGGCTGCGGGAGCTGTTCGCCGCGGGCGACGGGCCGGTCCCCGACGACGTGTTCGCCGCGGTCGTCGAGGTGCTGAAGTCGTGGGAGTGGGCGCGGCGCCCGGTCGGCGTGGTCGCGATGCCCTCGGGGTCGCGGCCGGTGCTGGTCGGGTCGCTCGCCGAACGGCTGGCCCAGGTGGGCCGCCTGGAGCACCTGGGGACGCTCGGCTACCGTGACGGATCACCGGCGGCGAGGCACAACAGCGCCCAGCGGGTGGCGGCCATCCGGGGGACGCTCGCGATGCCGCGTGAGCTCGCCGCCCGGATCGCCGCCCTGGACGGACCGGTTCTGGTGGTGGACGACCGCGTCGACACCGGCTGGACGATGGCGCTCGCCGCCGCCCAGGTCCGCCACGCGGGCGCCCCCGCCGCGCTTCCCCTCGCCCTCGCCGTCACGAACTAG
- a CDS encoding sugar kinase, whose product MTRVVVVGDLMTDAVARAKFPLARASDTPAVVTMHGGGSGANIASWLAVEGSEVAFIGRRGADITGRNRDMELMGYGVDARLVMDPERPTGTCVVLVTHKGERTMLSDPGANAALSPEDLPRDLFSAGGHLHVSGYTLINEGSRDAGLAALDMARRAGMSISVDCSSSAPLERTGAEPFLEWTDGAKLLFANADQAKVLTGRDDPASAAKVLTAWFPQVVIKVNAEGSLWYSNSRPEPVRASAEVVDRVVDGTGAGDAFAAGFLPVWLDGKPAAEALAAGNSLAARCISNLGARPRL is encoded by the coding sequence ATGACGCGGGTCGTCGTGGTGGGCGATCTCATGACGGACGCGGTCGCACGCGCGAAGTTCCCTCTCGCGAGGGCGAGCGACACCCCTGCCGTCGTGACCATGCACGGCGGCGGATCCGGCGCCAACATCGCCTCCTGGCTCGCCGTGGAGGGCTCCGAGGTGGCCTTCATCGGCCGCCGCGGCGCCGACATCACCGGCCGTAACCGGGACATGGAGCTCATGGGCTACGGCGTGGACGCCCGGCTCGTCATGGACCCCGAGCGGCCGACCGGCACCTGTGTCGTCCTCGTCACGCACAAGGGCGAGCGGACCATGCTCTCCGACCCGGGTGCCAACGCCGCGCTGTCCCCCGAGGACCTGCCGCGTGACCTGTTCAGCGCCGGCGGGCACCTGCACGTGTCCGGCTACACGCTGATCAACGAGGGTTCGCGCGACGCCGGTCTCGCCGCTCTCGACATGGCCCGCCGGGCGGGCATGTCGATCTCCGTCGACTGCTCCTCCTCCGCCCCGCTGGAGCGGACCGGCGCCGAGCCGTTCCTGGAGTGGACCGACGGCGCGAAGCTGCTGTTCGCCAACGCCGACCAGGCCAAGGTGCTCACCGGCAGGGACGACCCCGCCTCGGCCGCGAAGGTGCTGACCGCCTGGTTCCCCCAGGTGGTGATCAAGGTCAACGCCGAGGGCTCGCTCTGGTACTCCAACAGCCGTCCCGAGCCGGTCAGGGCGTCGGCCGAGGTCGTCGACCGAGTGGTGGACGGAACCGGCGCCGGGGACGCCTTCGCCGCCGGCTTCCTGCCGGTCTGGCTGGACGGCAAGCCGGCCGCGGAGGCCCTGGCCGCGGGCAACTCCCTCGCCGCCCGGTGCATCTCCAACCTCGGCGCCCGCCCCCGCCTCTAG
- a CDS encoding beta-class carbonic anhydrase, which yields MTGAFDDLLAANEKYASTFSHSGLTGRAARGLAVVTCMDSRIDPLGLLGLTAGDAKILRNAGARVTDDVLRTLVLAVYLLGVNRVLVMPHTDCRMSKSTDEDVHNLMADEYGIDTRSLEFRTVPDQPAALRHDITRITSSPYLPADLVVGGALYDVHTGRLQPIEI from the coding sequence ATGACCGGTGCTTTCGATGATCTCCTGGCCGCCAACGAGAAGTACGCGAGCACGTTCTCGCACTCCGGCCTCACGGGCCGGGCCGCGCGCGGCCTCGCCGTGGTGACGTGCATGGACTCCCGCATCGACCCGCTCGGACTGCTCGGCCTGACGGCCGGCGACGCGAAGATCCTGCGCAACGCGGGCGCCCGGGTGACCGACGACGTCCTGCGGACCCTCGTCCTCGCCGTCTACCTGCTCGGCGTGAACCGGGTCCTGGTGATGCCCCACACCGACTGCCGGATGTCCAAGTCGACCGACGAGGACGTCCACAACCTCATGGCCGACGAGTACGGCATCGACACCCGCAGCCTGGAGTTCCGGACCGTTCCCGACCAGCCGGCGGCGCTGCGGCACGACATCACCCGCATCACGTCCAGCCCGTACCTGCCGGCGGATCTCGTCGTCGGCGGCGCGCTGTACGACGTGCACACGGGGAGGCTCCAGCCCATCGAGATCTGA
- a CDS encoding SPFH domain-containing protein: MPSHTSSAAASGGASRRSFRGLAVVLILALIVAGVPALYGAFQGFERTTGGEVAVVRDGGPLDDNKVRQIIDPGSGVTWIGWWSQMHRYPAQQRFYTITSEGGHGERSGVDVVNVPSGDGVNMGIEGTLYFGLNLDHQTLKSFDDKFGTRKFRSTNGGTYYPWQGDEGWSAFLDQIIRPVIDNDLRTQINNFRCAELVSSCALVQNNSSQQGGGTPQQGNNANIAKIQNAVNTSLAEDLKATLGADYLTGIHFNLSRVTLPSEVQDAVNQAQAAFAKVTEAQAKVAQARAEADANKARQDGYNKCPTCAEIEKLKALPQGITVYAPGNTGGVALPTK; this comes from the coding sequence ATGCCCAGCCACACCTCCTCCGCCGCCGCGTCCGGCGGCGCCTCCCGCCGGTCGTTCCGCGGGCTCGCCGTCGTCCTGATCCTCGCGCTCATCGTGGCCGGGGTGCCGGCTCTGTACGGCGCCTTCCAGGGCTTCGAGCGCACGACCGGCGGCGAGGTGGCGGTTGTCCGCGACGGCGGCCCGCTGGACGACAACAAGGTCCGCCAGATCATCGACCCCGGCTCCGGGGTCACCTGGATCGGCTGGTGGTCGCAGATGCACCGCTACCCCGCCCAGCAGCGGTTCTACACGATCACCTCGGAGGGCGGCCACGGCGAGAGGTCCGGCGTCGACGTCGTGAACGTGCCGAGCGGCGACGGCGTCAACATGGGCATCGAGGGCACGCTCTACTTCGGCCTCAACCTCGACCACCAGACGCTGAAGTCGTTCGACGACAAGTTCGGCACGCGGAAGTTCCGCAGCACCAACGGCGGGACCTACTACCCCTGGCAGGGCGACGAGGGCTGGTCGGCGTTCCTCGACCAGATCATCCGGCCGGTGATCGACAACGACCTGCGCACGCAGATCAACAACTTCCGCTGCGCCGAACTCGTCTCCTCCTGCGCCCTCGTGCAGAACAACAGCAGCCAGCAGGGCGGGGGCACGCCGCAGCAGGGCAACAACGCGAACATCGCGAAGATCCAGAACGCGGTCAACACGAGCCTGGCCGAGGACCTGAAGGCGACCCTCGGCGCCGACTACCTCACCGGCATCCACTTCAACCTCTCCCGGGTGACCCTGCCCTCGGAGGTCCAGGATGCGGTGAACCAGGCGCAGGCGGCGTTCGCGAAGGTCACCGAGGCGCAGGCGAAGGTCGCCCAGGCCCGCGCCGAGGCGGACGCCAACAAGGCCCGGCAGGACGGCTACAACAAGTGCCCCACGTGTGCCGAGATCGAGAAGCTGAAGGCCCTGCCCCAGGGCATCACGGTCTACGCGCCGGGCAATACTGGTGGCGTCGCTCTGCCCACCAAGTAA
- a CDS encoding VOC family protein: protein MSGVARMRTVVLDCPEPKALAAFYAEVLGWKVVYEEGDEWVTLAGDDQVRVAFQRVPDYRPPQWPGSEHPQRFHLDLTVDDMAEAEKRVLALGAVRHEHQPGEDENWTVFLDPAGHPFCLIPPD from the coding sequence ATGAGCGGTGTCGCGCGGATGCGCACGGTCGTGCTCGACTGTCCGGAACCAAAGGCCCTGGCCGCCTTCTACGCGGAGGTGCTGGGGTGGAAGGTCGTCTACGAGGAGGGAGACGAATGGGTCACGCTCGCCGGTGACGACCAGGTCCGCGTCGCCTTCCAGCGTGTCCCGGACTACCGGCCCCCGCAGTGGCCCGGCTCCGAGCACCCCCAGCGGTTCCACCTGGATCTGACCGTGGACGACATGGCCGAGGCGGAGAAGCGGGTGCTCGCCCTGGGCGCGGTCAGGCACGAGCACCAGCCGGGCGAGGACGAGAACTGGACGGTCTTCCTCGACCCGGCCGGGCACCCGTTCTGCCTGATCCCGCCGGACTGA
- a CDS encoding GNAT family N-acetyltransferase, with product MDVTTWYLEQTSSSDLRPGRPPALPAEVVRAEAPCPEFSRFLYTAVGGDWQWTNRLPWTWKQWKDWLDRPGVETWVAWTRGTPAGYAELVAQDGGVVEITNFGLLPYAIGQGLGGWLLGEAAARAWDIASRWPGLEPARRVWVHTCSLDGPAALANYRARGFRVYDEKLNAPGDEDEGETPGPWPGAGPRT from the coding sequence ATGGACGTCACCACGTGGTATCTCGAACAGACCAGCTCCTCCGACCTGCGACCGGGACGGCCGCCCGCGCTCCCCGCCGAGGTCGTCCGCGCGGAGGCCCCCTGCCCGGAGTTCAGCCGGTTCCTCTACACCGCGGTCGGCGGCGACTGGCAGTGGACCAACCGGCTGCCGTGGACCTGGAAGCAGTGGAAGGACTGGCTCGACCGGCCCGGGGTCGAGACCTGGGTGGCCTGGACGCGCGGCACACCCGCCGGGTACGCCGAACTGGTCGCGCAGGACGGCGGCGTGGTCGAGATCACCAACTTCGGGCTGCTGCCGTACGCGATCGGGCAGGGGCTCGGCGGATGGCTGCTCGGCGAGGCGGCGGCCCGCGCGTGGGACATCGCGAGCCGGTGGCCCGGCCTGGAGCCCGCCCGGCGGGTCTGGGTGCACACCTGCTCCCTGGACGGCCCGGCGGCGCTGGCCAACTACCGAGCCCGCGGCTTCCGCGTCTACGACGAGAAGCTGAACGCGCCGGGCGACGAGGACGAGGGCGAGACGCCCGGCCCCTGGCCCGGAGCCGGTCCCCGCACCTGA
- a CDS encoding GNAT family N-acetyltransferase: MHPQYPAHWEADVVLSDGGTAHVRPIRPDDAGMLRSFYSRLSAESIYFRYFGPRPRLTDKDVAFFTNVDYDNRVALIATIGTEMVAVVRYDRVRPRDHAEVAFLVEDAHQGRGVASVLMEHLRAAARERGIKTFIADVLPGNHRMTGLFRQAGYTAQSQFEDGVVRMTLDLSSTETALEVRLAREHRAEARSIARLLTPESVAVIGASREPGGIGQAVLRNLLAADFTGPVYPVHRQVRAVAGVPAHRSVSAIDGEVDLAVLAVPAEGVLELVEECARKGVKGLVVVSSGFGETGPEGLARQEELVRIARAYGMRVVGPNCLGIANTDPAVRLNATLAATLPGRGRVGFFSQSGALGTALLQRVAQRGMGISTFVSAGNRADVSGNDLLQYWEEDPATDVILLYLESIGNPRKFTRLARRISRSKPIVVVRSRGVPGGHAAPVLALPDTALSSLFAQAGVIRVDDLVQLFDVAQLLAHQPLPAGPRVGVVGNSDALTLLAEEACAGAGLEPRPPVNLGARAGAAEFAAALRSVLPEVDAAVAIYMPPIPGDCREVAGALLDAARESGKPVLATFQGRLGMPDELRVPGAPGDEAPGRGSIPSYQAPEEAVRALAHVVRYAHWRREPLGPVPRVDGIDPAAARRIVADALAGETAGDAVDAVDAVDAAGDGEAEREIDATALLACYGIEVWPAYVAGDAEEAVALAERVGPPVVIRSADPEHVRRAGTVRVGLTDAAGVRQAYAGLAALLGPGTPLAVQRMAPQPAVPAVVGVTQDRYFGAVVTFGLGEVTARLLGDQAHRLAPLSVEDAAALVRSVRAAPLLFGEYGYQPVAVEALEDLLVRVGSLADALPEVVRMDLDPVLAGASGAVVLGARAVLRPVTTLRPDAGPRRLR, encoded by the coding sequence GTGCACCCTCAGTACCCCGCTCACTGGGAGGCGGACGTCGTGCTGTCCGACGGCGGCACCGCCCATGTCCGCCCGATCAGGCCGGACGACGCCGGCATGCTGCGCTCCTTCTACTCACGCCTGTCCGCGGAGTCCATCTACTTCCGATACTTCGGTCCGCGTCCCCGGTTGACCGACAAGGACGTCGCATTCTTCACGAATGTCGACTACGACAACCGGGTCGCCCTGATAGCCACGATCGGCACGGAGATGGTGGCGGTCGTGCGTTACGACCGCGTGCGGCCGCGCGACCACGCCGAGGTGGCCTTCCTGGTCGAGGACGCCCACCAGGGCAGGGGAGTGGCCTCGGTGCTGATGGAGCACCTGCGGGCCGCCGCCCGCGAGCGCGGGATCAAGACGTTCATCGCCGACGTGCTGCCCGGCAACCACCGGATGACGGGCCTGTTCCGCCAGGCGGGATACACGGCGCAGAGCCAGTTCGAGGACGGCGTCGTCCGCATGACGCTCGACCTGTCGAGCACCGAGACGGCCCTGGAGGTGCGGCTGGCCCGCGAGCACCGCGCCGAGGCCCGCTCGATCGCCCGCCTGCTCACGCCGGAGTCGGTCGCGGTGATCGGCGCGAGCCGCGAACCGGGCGGCATCGGCCAGGCGGTGCTGCGCAACCTGCTCGCCGCCGACTTCACCGGGCCCGTCTACCCCGTCCACCGGCAGGTGCGGGCCGTGGCCGGCGTGCCGGCGCACCGCAGCGTGTCGGCGATCGACGGCGAGGTGGACCTCGCCGTGCTGGCCGTGCCCGCCGAGGGCGTGCTCGAACTGGTCGAGGAGTGCGCGCGGAAGGGTGTGAAGGGCCTGGTCGTCGTCTCCTCCGGGTTCGGCGAGACCGGTCCGGAGGGCCTCGCCCGCCAGGAGGAACTCGTCCGCATCGCCCGCGCGTACGGCATGCGGGTGGTGGGTCCCAACTGTCTCGGCATCGCCAACACCGACCCCGCCGTACGGCTCAACGCGACGCTCGCGGCGACCCTGCCGGGCCGGGGGAGGGTCGGCTTCTTCAGCCAGTCGGGCGCGCTCGGCACCGCGCTGCTGCAGCGGGTGGCGCAGCGCGGCATGGGCATCTCGACGTTCGTCTCGGCCGGCAACCGGGCCGACGTGTCCGGCAACGACCTCCTGCAGTACTGGGAGGAGGACCCGGCGACCGACGTGATCCTCCTTTATCTGGAGTCCATCGGGAACCCGCGCAAGTTCACCCGGCTGGCCCGGCGGATCTCCCGGTCCAAGCCGATCGTGGTGGTCAGGTCGCGCGGGGTGCCCGGGGGACACGCCGCGCCGGTGCTGGCCCTGCCCGACACCGCGCTGAGCTCGCTGTTCGCGCAGGCGGGGGTCATCCGGGTCGACGACCTCGTCCAGCTCTTCGACGTCGCCCAGTTGCTGGCGCACCAGCCCCTGCCGGCCGGGCCGCGGGTGGGCGTCGTCGGCAACTCCGACGCCCTCACGCTGCTGGCCGAGGAGGCGTGCGCGGGCGCGGGCCTGGAGCCCCGCCCGCCGGTGAACCTCGGTGCCCGGGCCGGCGCCGCCGAGTTCGCCGCGGCGCTGCGGAGCGTGCTGCCCGAGGTGGACGCCGCCGTCGCGATCTACATGCCGCCGATCCCGGGCGACTGCCGCGAGGTCGCCGGGGCGCTGCTCGACGCCGCGCGGGAGTCGGGCAAACCCGTGCTCGCCACCTTCCAGGGCCGGCTGGGCATGCCGGACGAACTGCGCGTCCCGGGCGCTCCCGGCGACGAGGCCCCGGGGCGGGGGTCGATCCCGTCGTACCAGGCCCCGGAGGAGGCGGTCCGCGCGCTGGCCCACGTGGTGCGGTACGCCCACTGGCGCCGGGAGCCCCTCGGCCCGGTGCCGCGGGTGGACGGGATCGACCCGGCCGCGGCGCGGCGGATCGTCGCCGACGCGCTCGCCGGAGAGACGGCCGGGGATGCTGTGGACGCGGTGGACGCCGTGGACGCGGCCGGGGACGGCGAGGCCGAGCGGGAGATCGACGCGACCGCCCTCCTGGCCTGCTACGGCATCGAGGTGTGGCCGGCGTACGTCGCGGGCGACGCGGAGGAGGCCGTCGCCCTCGCCGAGCGCGTCGGCCCGCCCGTGGTGATCAGGTCGGCCGACCCGGAACACGTCCGCCGCGCGGGCACCGTCCGCGTCGGTCTCACCGACGCCGCCGGGGTCCGGCAGGCGTACGCCGGTCTGGCCGCGCTGCTCGGGCCCGGCACCCCGCTCGCGGTGCAGCGCATGGCTCCGCAGCCCGCGGTGCCGGCCGTCGTCGGGGTGACGCAGGATCGGTACTTCGGCGCGGTCGTCACGTTCGGCCTCGGCGAGGTCACCGCCCGGCTGCTCGGCGACCAGGCGCACCGCCTCGCGCCCCTCTCGGTGGAGGACGCGGCGGCGCTGGTGCGGTCGGTGCGCGCCGCGCCGCTGCTGTTCGGCGAGTACGGCTACCAGCCGGTGGCGGTGGAGGCGCTGGAGGACCTGCTGGTGCGGGTGGGGTCGTTGGCCGACGCGCTGCCGGAGGTCGTGCGGATGGACCTCGACCCGGTGCTGGCGGGCGCGTCCGGCGCGGTGGTGCTGGGCGCCCGCGCCGTCCTGCGGCCCGTCACCACGCTGCGCCCCGACGCCGGCCCCCGCCGCCTGCGCTGA